The window TTAGGGAAGAAGAATAAGGCAATTGCTATGATTGTAGTTGTCGTAGTATCGATGGAGTGTAGTTTACCTCCTGTTGCCCACAATGCTAATAAACCAATGGAGATGCATAATAGTTTCTTTTCATCAAATGACATGGGACCGATTTCTTTACGCATTTTAGCGAGTTGGACATCACCGCCAACGAGCTCTTTAAACTCTGGTTTGATAAAAGCTTGCGTTACAAAGTAGGTAATGATAGCCATAATTATGGAGAACGGTGCAGCTGCTGTGAGCCAATCAATCCAACTTACAGATGTATTCATCTGTGTTTGCATAAATCCAACAGCTACGAGGTTTTGAGCAGCAGCTGTTTGAATCATAATATTCCAAAATGTATCTGCTTGTACGGCACCTACCATGAGTAGGGCTGCTACACGGCTTTTACGTTCAATACCTAAGTTTTCGACGATACCGATAATAATTGGAGCTAAACAAGCGATACGAGCCGTTGCACTTGGTACAAAGAATGCGAGAATAAGGCCTGTAATAATAACACCTAAATAAATGCGGCTAACCTTTGTACCTACACTAGATAATACGAGCATGGCTATGCGACGATCGAGACCTGTTTTACGCATGGCTACGGAAATGAACATAGCTGCACCTACGAGAATCATCGCAGGGGAAGAATAACCTGAAATAATCAGCTTTAAGGCATTGGCTGTGCCCATAGCTTTCGCTGGCGCTTCTGGATTTGGAGAGAAACCTAGTAATAAGGCAGTGAGCGCTGTAATCATGGTCGCACTTACCGGATAGGATACAGCCGATGTCATCCACAAGATGATAGCAAAGGCGAGGACACCAATCATGCGATGACCACCGGTAGATAATGTTTCTGGTGTAGGTAATAATAAAATGCTACCTAAAACAATAAAGGCAAGAATAAGACCTATATTTTGAATTGTTGTACGAGCCTTTTGAGGAGGCAAGCTAGTTGTTACACTCATGATAAAACCCCTTTCAGTTTGTGTAATACCTATTACTGTATAATACTTAGTTAGATAATGTTTAGTTAGATAATAATCAGTTAAATAATATCTAGTTAGATAATACATAGCTAGATAATACTCACTTAAATAATACCCAGTTAGATAATACCTTGCTAGGTAGAATATATTATATATATTATTGTATCGTATTTTTCTATAGAATTAATAATCATATTATAGAAATATTGTATACATAAAGGGGGATAGGTGTCAGTAAGTATGCCTATATACAGAACTTATAATCTCTGTTATACTAAAAGAGTTGTAATAATAAATTGCTGAGAGCAGCTTAAGATTGTTGTTGACTTTCACTATCTAATTTGTTATTATAATTAAGTAATTTATGAAGCAGAGGCCATCCGCCACTCACCTAATACCAAGAAGTATGAGGTTAATATAGAGAATTCTATTCGGATGGTGTTTGCCGTCCGTTTTTTTTATTCTCTTGGAGGTGAACGCTATTAGCAAGGATACACCACGCATTAATGAAGAGATTCGTGCTCGTGAACTTCGTGTCGTAGGTCCTGAAAACGAACAAATCGGTATTATGTCTGGCCGTGAGGCGTTGGCATTGGCTGAAGAACAGCATCTTGATCTTGTGGAAATTGCACCTAACGCTAAACCACCAGTAGCTCGCATTATGAACTACGGTAAATATCGTTATGAACAACAAAAACGCGAGAAAGAAGCGAAAAAGAAACAAAAAATCGTAACTTTGAAAGAAGTCAAATTACGTCCACATATTGAAGACCATGACTTTTATGTAAAAATGAAAAACGCATCCAAATTCTTGGCTGAAGGTAACAAAGTAAAAGTAACCATTATGTTCCGCGGTCGTGAACTTTCACATCCAGAACTAGGCATGGCAGTGTTGACACGTTTTGCTGAAGAACTCAAAGAAACGGCGTCTATTGAAAAAGCAGCTAAATTAGAAGGTCGTAACATGACCATGATTTTAGTAAGTAAATAAGGTATTGGGAGGATTATATTATGCCAAAAATTAAAACTCGTCGCGCAGCGGCTAAACGTTTCGCAGTAACTGGTACTGGTGAATTCAAGCGTGCGAAAGCTTTCAAAAGCCACATTCTTGAGAAAAAATCTCCAGCTCGTAAACGTAATTTACGTAAAGCTACATTGGTTGCAAAAGCTGACCACAAACGCGTAGCTAAATGCTTACCATACGCTTAATCGTTAACTATTAGATCGATACATCGTAATTTAGGAGGAATATACAATGGCAAGAGTGAAAAAGGGCGTTACAGCTCATGCACGTCATAAAAAGATTTTAAAATTAGCTAAAGGTTACCGCGGTACACGTTCCCGTTTGTTCAAAAAAGCTAACGAAACAGTAATGAAAGCGTTGTACTACGCTCGTCGTGACCGTCGTGCGAAAAAACGCGAATTCCGTCAATTGTGGATCGCTCGTATCAACGCAGCGGCTCGCATCAACGGTACAACTTACAGTCGTTTCATCGCTGGTTTAGCTAAAGCAGGCGTTGAAGTAAACCGTAAAATGTTGGCTGACTTGGCAGTTAACGATGCAGCAGCATTCGCTAAACTTGTTGAAGTAGCTAAAAACGCTTAATAGCATAATCATATACATTGAGGACTCTCTTTGGAGGGTCCTTTTTTATGTGGTGAAAGTAATAGATTATCAATAACTTTTATAATATGATATTCTATACATAGAATGTGTGTGATAAATATTAAAAGAGGGGAATTAAAATAATGAAAAAATTATTTTCTATGTTATTGTTAGTATGTATAGTAATACCATTACAGATCCAAGCTATATCGATGGAAGCAATTAAAAATGATAAGAACAATGTTCCTATTCTTACAGGAAAAAATGCTATTACGTATTTTGTAGATAAAAGTTCCATTAAAAGAGTAGAAGAGAATGAGTTTATTTATAAAGCACAGGCCGTTGTATATGAGGTTGAAAATAATAATAGTCGTAGAACTAACTCATATATTCACAAGGTTTTAGTTACTTATCGTTATGATATAAACCATTCTGTAGCCAGCGTATTACGTACTCCACAGTATGCACAAGACTATTCACTTCTCATATATGCTAAACAAGCTAGCTCTGGTATGAAATTAACAATAAATAGTGTGGAAGATTTTAATTATGAAGGTATGGCTTTAGGGAATTTCGGTAATATTCCAGAACAATACGTTGATGTAGCTTTGCATGATCCTAAATATGTTGTAGGTAACTATATCTTTAAAGAAGCTTATGGTACAACTTTTGAAAATATGACTCTTCATAAGAAATAAGATAAATGAGTTTATGGAAGTAGCTAAAAACGCTTAATAGCATAATAATACAGATTAAGGACTCTCTTTGGAGGGTCCTTTTTGTATGGTGAAAGTATGATATAGCTACATTTATATTTTAGTGTAAAATACTAAATCGTTTTAGCTGTTTTATAAAGTGAAATAAACTATCAAAAAAGTAAAATATAAAAGAGGAGTTTTATTATAGCTTGTAGAACTAACATAGTAATAAACCTATTTAAGGTGCTTGTAAAAGGAGACATTATTATGGGAATCTTTAAAAAGCTATGTATGACCTCTATGTTAGGTGTTATGTTAACTGTACCAACGTATGCAACTGTTGTTACAGGCAGTCAATCAGATGTAAATTTAGATTTAAAGTATCCTTTAGTTTATACAGATCATGCTTATGCTCAAAGAGTTATTAATACAGATATTGCAAATTATGTACTCGAAGCAAAGGATATGTATTACAACCAACATATTTATCAAGTTTCTCAAAACTATAAGGTTACCTATGAGGATAGTCAAGTTGTTTCAATCCTACTAACTACCTATTATTACTACGCCGGAGCTGCTCATGGTATGTATAATACAAGAGGTCTTGTATATAATAAAGTAACAGGTCAACGCATTCCATTATATAACTATATAAAAATTGCGAATGCAGCACAATTGGATAACGGCTTACGATCCCATGTATTAAGTTATTATACAGGTAATCATACAAAGAGCTATATTCCAAATGGATGGAGTGTAAAATATGTAACCGATAACTATTGCTTACGCGGTAAGGGGAACATTGATCTAGTTTACCAACCATATGAACTAGGACCGTACGCAGCTGGTAATACCTATATTGGTTTTACACCAAAAGCCATTGAATACTTTAACCGCATGAACTCCTAATACAAGTGTAGCTTTAAATTGTGTCTTATCAGTACATTGATGCATTAAATAGTATTCTTGTTATAAACTCTATAAAAGCCTATAGTACATATACAGTACTATAGGCTTTTAGTGTACTTATCATATTATCTTCTATATCCGCCGCATCCTCTTGTATTAGAGTTTGGACCGCAATAACTTTGGCTAGTATTGTTACAAACTGTATTGTTATTATTACAGTTGTATTGAGCGTTTGTATTACAATTGTATTGAGTATCTGCATTACATTTATACTGAGCATTGGTATTGCAATTTGCTTGTGATCCATTGCATACATAATCATAAGCAAATCCCGTAGATACAGCAGCAGTCACGGCTAAAAAGGTCATGACGAGCATACGTTTTGTAAATCTCATATGTATCATCTCCTTAATTCTATACTTATATTGTACTACTAAATGTCAACTAAAATATGATATTCTATACATATATACTATTTGAGAGACATTATGTGAAAGGATGAGAGTCTATTATGAAACGTATATTGATGGCTGCATTATGTTTAAGCTGTGTTACGTTAGGAAGTCATGCGATTGATATTAATATACCAGGTGCGGATCCTACAATATCAAAGGAGGCATATCAAAATTATCGCAAGACTGATTTAGATGTACATAAGATGGAACATGAGGTTGAAGCAGAGATAAAAGATTATATGCCCAAAGCTGTGGTAGGTAATGGTGACATAGATTTAGATAAGGTAATTTATTCAAATCGTGAGTTAAACCATTCGTTAAATTTTTCTTCAACAGTATTTATTTTAAAGGAGGATGGGGCAAATATAAAATTTACTATGCCATATCCAAGTAGGTATGGTAATACTGAAAAAATTTCAGATGGCACCTCTGCTTTCAAACAGGCAATGATTATGAGTCCTAATGGGATTATGGCCTATGAATTACGACATCAACCAGCTGGAAATAATTGGGAAGATAGTAAGATTCCATATAACAAGTTGACTATTGATGATATGAAAGCTATTGCAGAGAAAACAGCTGGAGTGTATAAAGCGCCTAATCCTTCATTATATGCTGATAAATTTATGTATCCTACTATAGAAAAAGCTACATGGGATGTAACATATGCTAAGGGGACGCCGATGGTAGGGAGTATCAATTTTACAATGAAGGATACACCTACAATTTCCTATCATATCGGTTACAATTTGACACCTAAAAAACAGTTCAATTCATTGGAGAAACAAGGTGTAGATAAGACTAAAGAGATTATAATGTCACCTTTGGTAAACTATGTTCTACCATCTATTGAGCCAGCTAAGGATATCCTTTCTAAAAGTAAGACATTAAAAATTAATGATTTTACATTTTTAACACTAAAAACAAGTAAAATGGTACGGGTAGATAAAAGCGATTCGTATATGTACATACATGATAGCGATCATTATAAAGAGGGGATTATGGTGATGCCAATAGCAGATACTGATATGCAGCATCTAGAGAATATATTCCCAAAAGTTGTACGAAGTATCATTATGTCTGATAAATATTCAATGCGACAACCAATTCAATTTGCTACCGTATGGAATGATGCTATGCCATCTGTATACTTGCAAATTAAGCGCCCTAAAACAACTTTGTATATGTTAGTATCTCATGACAAACAATTTGTATATACGCACTTTATTATATCTAATAATAGTAATCTATTGGTAAAAGACTATCGTGATATTGTGCAATATGTGGATACTAATAACAATAAGGACTACTATAATACATTCCAAAGTGGACTAGGGGCTAAGATGCCAAAAGAAATGGTTACTTATGATATTAAGAATATAAAATAGTTTAGTTAATTATTTAGAATTAAAGAAAACCGTTCTGCATTTTTAAAAATTACAAATTTATTATTGCCTTTGTATGGATTACACTGTATACTTAAGTTAAAAGTTATACAGTGTAATTTTTTTACATGCAAAAATAAATATAAAATGAAAACTATTTTTGAGGAAGAGGTGACATAGTGTATATTAAAGATATATTTCATAGTAATACAGGGGTATCACAATATCGATTAGAGGAAAGCACTAGTGAAGATGCAGTGCTATATACCTTGTATGGACAGAACGAATTATATGAAGATTTAACTGGTGTACCTGGATCTATGAGTGATAGAAAACAAATTCGTACAGAATATAAAGGCTCTACTCTTAAAGCAGGAGATTTAATATTTAGTACAATATCTGGCATTGCTACCCTCGTTACCAGTGATCATGAAGGTTATCTTTTTACTCAAAACTATGTTCGGATGGAGCCGTTAAATACGCCTATTGATAAAAAGTTTATGGCTTATTTGATTAATGAGAATTCTAAAATTAAAAGGCAGTTCAAACAAAATTTACAAGGTAGTCAAGTTGTACGTTATAGTCTTAGCTTATTAAAAGAAATCCAGTTACCAAAATTACCATCTATTGAAACACAACGTATTATGGGGGATATTTATTTTAAACAATTACGACTAAGAGCATTAAAACAGCGTGTGGCAGATAATACATATCGAAAAGCAATTAATATGTTACAGGGAGTAAACTAATATGACAGAGCTAGAATTTGAAAATAAATTAATTGAGCAATTATCAACTGGGATTGTTACTAATGCAGCTAAGTCTAATCAAATAGGCGATACAATAGATGCTTATGGAAATATGAAGGTTTATAAAAGTAAACTCTGGAAGTATGAGCCAACCATAAAAACAACAGAGGCTCTTTGGGAGAATTTCCGTAAGATTTTATATCAATTGAATCAAAATCAATTGACACAACCATTAAGTGATACGGAATTTAAACAAGTTCAAAAGGTAATTAATGAACTATACACTCCATATCAAGCAGGACAGTTTCTATATGGTATTAATGGTGTATCCCAAGTAGAGGTCGATCTAGATGATGGTCGCCATGTATTTTTAACAGTATTTGATCAAAAGCAAATTGGGGCAGGTAATACTGTTTATCAAGTGGTTAGCCAAGTTAAGAGAGAACCACAAATTGCAGGTCGCCCAGAACGTCGTTTTGATACAACACTACTCATTAATGGCTTGCCAATTATTCAAATTGAAGAAAAATCTGTAAAACATTCTGTAGATGAAGCATTAAATCAAATGCATCAATATATTCAGGAAAAACAGTACAGTGATATTTTCTCAACCGTTCAAATTCTAGTCGCAATGACTCCTAATCGAATTAAATATATGGCGAATACTACGGCCGATTTGTTTAATAAAGATTTTGCTTTTGAATGGCAAAATCCTAATGATAACAAGGTTGTTCGCAATTGGACTACATTTGCAGATATGTTCCTTAGCATACCTATGGCACATCAAATGTCTACATTGTTTACTATTCTTGATGGGACTAAGAATAAACAGATGCTTAAGGTTATGCGTCCTTACCAAGTATATGCAACAAAAGCAGTTTTAAATGAATTAAAACGCGCTGATTTTGATTTGCCAATTAATAAATTAGGCTATGTTTGGCATACTACAGGATCTGGTAAAACGATTACTAGTTTTAAAACTGCATGGTTGGCGAGTCGCATGCCAAATGTAGACAAGGTTGTATTCGTAGTTGACCGTATAGCGTTAACGAAACAAACTGAAGCAAACTATAAGGCATATGACCCTGAAGGTTCTATTGATATTGATGGTAAACAATTTGATACCATTGGTGGAACAGAAAATACTTCGGCATTAAAGAAGAAATTAAATGAAAAAGGGTATGGCATCATTGTGACATCTGTACAAAAATTAAATACCCTCATTAATCGTAAAGACTTTGTAGTACCGAAGAAAAACTTTGTATTTATTGTCGATGAGGCACATAGGTCTACCGGTGGTGAAAGCTTTGAAGATTTACAAAAGGTATTCAAAGGTGCTGCTTGGGTTGGCTATACAGGAACCCCTATGTTTGATAAGGTGGTCGGTAGAAAAGGTACTAAAACACATGAAGTTTTTGGTAAGTTGTTGCATGCGTATACTATTCGGGAAGCCATTGCAGATAAAAATGTATTAGGTTTTAAAGTGGATTTCGAAACGACTATTGCGGAAGACAAAATGAAACTTGAATACCTACCAAAGTTCTATAAAGATAAATATCCTGATTGGAATGAGTTAGATATTGAACGAAAGATTGCTAACCTTACTGATAATGATATGGATGATATGATAGAACCAAGCTTCTATGATAATAATGAAGAGCACGTAAAATTGGTTGTAGAAGATATCTTTAAAAATTGGAGAAACCGGTCTAATGATGGTGCTTATAACGCAATGCTTACTACACATGTAGGTGGCAATAGACCTAGTACACCAATGGCCTTATTGTACTTTGAAGAATTTGATCGAGTGAACCAAGAACGTAAGGCGCAAGAGTTACCTACGTTAAAAGTTGGTATTACTTTCAGTATGAGTACTAATAATAGTGATAACCAATTAACTACAAATGATGGTCTATTACGTGCAATGAAACACTATAATAAGATGTTTGGTACTAGTTTTGGACTTGATGATGTATCTGGATACACTCAGGATTTAACCACACGTTTGAACCGTACAGCACAAGATGGGCAATATTTAGACATTGTTATTGTTGTGGATCAACTCTTGACTGGTTTTGATGCACCGCAGCTAAATACACTTTACGTAGACCGTACATTGAAGGATGCAATGCTAATCCAGGCTTATTCTAGAACAAATCGTATTGCCGATAATCAAGGTAAGCCGTGGGGCCGTATAGTCAATTACAGATGGCCAGCTAAGAACGAAGAGTTTATGAATAGAGCCTTAAGTATTTATGCTAATAAGCATTCCGCTGATGTACAAGAAACATTAGTTGATACAAGGGCTTTAGTTGATACTGGTGTTTTGGCAAAACCTTTCAAAGAACAATTTGAAGAGGTAAAACAAGTGGTAGACCGCCTTGCAGATATGACGGATAATTTTACAGAAGTTCCTGCTAGCGAAGCTAAGCAAGAGGAAATGTTTAATCTTATGCGTACATATAGCGTGGGAATGTCAAAGCTAAAACAATATGATCCGGATGTTGTTAATGGAGAAGACATCGGTTTTGACTATGATAATCCAGATGAACTTGTCACCTTGCTAGGAATGACACCTGAACAAGAAGAAATGTTAACGACATCTCTGTATAACGATTTGAAAGAGCGTATTGCTGAAAATCATGATGTACCGGTTGCTCAAATTGAACTACGCATGATACATGTAAAACAAATTAGTGTTAACTATGACTATCTCACTGAATTGATAGAAGCATTAATGAATGCTGTTCATGAAAAACGTATGGATGCAGCTGCAGATTATCGTGAAAAAATTAATGACTTTGCAATGGCTTTAGATGATCGCCAATATGCAAAACAAATTAATAATGCGGCTGATGCAATTTATAAAGGTACGTATCCTCCAGAAGGAAAGACTATTCAATATCCTGTAAAGTTAACTAGTTTGGAAGTCATTGAAGATGTAAATACTATGATTATGAAAGATGATATTTTTGATTTCCGCTTAAAATGGGGAATCATTGATGTTATCAGTAATGACGAAATATTAGATCTATTTTCTCGACATACGGCTGGCAAACAGGATTTGGATAGTACTGGTAGAATTAGTAAATTAAAAAAAGATGCACGTGCGGAATACCAAGCAAAAGCACAAGATACGGATATTGTAAGTCTTAATAAAATCAAATATGGTAATGAACTTGTGGCAGCTTTATATAAATTTGCAGATTCTTATGTTAATGAAAGGTAGTGTTGTTGTGATAAAGGGAAAGCGAGGTTATGATGAGTAAAGAAAAACGGAGAGTACCTAAATTGCGATTTCCGGGATTTACGGAAGATTGGGAACAGCGTAAGTTAGATAAT of the Veillonella parvula genome contains:
- a CDS encoding DASS family sodium-coupled anion symporter, producing the protein MSVTTSLPPQKARTTIQNIGLILAFIVLGSILLLPTPETLSTGGHRMIGVLAFAIILWMTSAVSYPVSATMITALTALLLGFSPNPEAPAKAMGTANALKLIISGYSSPAMILVGAAMFISVAMRKTGLDRRIAMLVLSSVGTKVSRIYLGVIITGLILAFFVPSATARIACLAPIIIGIVENLGIERKSRVAALLMVGAVQADTFWNIMIQTAAAQNLVAVGFMQTQMNTSVSWIDWLTAAAPFSIIMAIITYFVTQAFIKPEFKELVGGDVQLAKMRKEIGPMSFDEKKLLCISIGLLALWATGGKLHSIDTTTTTIIAIALFFFPKIGIMDWKFAQPNIDWGSIVMFGAGIGLGSVLLKTKAATWLAQVFVNAFSLETASVFLLIAIMAAFLILIHLGFASATALSSAMIPIVISIVMGHSAEGLNPLGVTMLMQYAICFGLVLPVNSPQGMVAYGTDTFDVKTFMTTGIPLTIIGYIMMLVFALTYWHWIGIA
- the infC gene encoding translation initiation factor IF-3 yields the protein MNAISKDTPRINEEIRARELRVVGPENEQIGIMSGREALALAEEQHLDLVEIAPNAKPPVARIMNYGKYRYEQQKREKEAKKKQKIVTLKEVKLRPHIEDHDFYVKMKNASKFLAEGNKVKVTIMFRGRELSHPELGMAVLTRFAEELKETASIEKAAKLEGRNMTMILVSK
- the rpmI gene encoding 50S ribosomal protein L35, whose product is MPKIKTRRAAAKRFAVTGTGEFKRAKAFKSHILEKKSPARKRNLRKATLVAKADHKRVAKCLPYA
- the rplT gene encoding 50S ribosomal protein L20 → MARVKKGVTAHARHKKILKLAKGYRGTRSRLFKKANETVMKALYYARRDRRAKKREFRQLWIARINAAARINGTTYSRFIAGLAKAGVEVNRKMLADLAVNDAAAFAKLVEVAKNA
- a CDS encoding PdaC/SigV domain-containing protein, with amino-acid sequence MGIFKKLCMTSMLGVMLTVPTYATVVTGSQSDVNLDLKYPLVYTDHAYAQRVINTDIANYVLEAKDMYYNQHIYQVSQNYKVTYEDSQVVSILLTTYYYYAGAAHGMYNTRGLVYNKVTGQRIPLYNYIKIANAAQLDNGLRSHVLSYYTGNHTKSYIPNGWSVKYVTDNYCLRGKGNIDLVYQPYELGPYAAGNTYIGFTPKAIEYFNRMNS
- a CDS encoding restriction endonuclease subunit S — protein: MYIKDIFHSNTGVSQYRLEESTSEDAVLYTLYGQNELYEDLTGVPGSMSDRKQIRTEYKGSTLKAGDLIFSTISGIATLVTSDHEGYLFTQNYVRMEPLNTPIDKKFMAYLINENSKIKRQFKQNLQGSQVVRYSLSLLKEIQLPKLPSIETQRIMGDIYFKQLRLRALKQRVADNTYRKAINMLQGVN
- a CDS encoding type I restriction endonuclease subunit R, which translates into the protein MTELEFENKLIEQLSTGIVTNAAKSNQIGDTIDAYGNMKVYKSKLWKYEPTIKTTEALWENFRKILYQLNQNQLTQPLSDTEFKQVQKVINELYTPYQAGQFLYGINGVSQVEVDLDDGRHVFLTVFDQKQIGAGNTVYQVVSQVKREPQIAGRPERRFDTTLLINGLPIIQIEEKSVKHSVDEALNQMHQYIQEKQYSDIFSTVQILVAMTPNRIKYMANTTADLFNKDFAFEWQNPNDNKVVRNWTTFADMFLSIPMAHQMSTLFTILDGTKNKQMLKVMRPYQVYATKAVLNELKRADFDLPINKLGYVWHTTGSGKTITSFKTAWLASRMPNVDKVVFVVDRIALTKQTEANYKAYDPEGSIDIDGKQFDTIGGTENTSALKKKLNEKGYGIIVTSVQKLNTLINRKDFVVPKKNFVFIVDEAHRSTGGESFEDLQKVFKGAAWVGYTGTPMFDKVVGRKGTKTHEVFGKLLHAYTIREAIADKNVLGFKVDFETTIAEDKMKLEYLPKFYKDKYPDWNELDIERKIANLTDNDMDDMIEPSFYDNNEEHVKLVVEDIFKNWRNRSNDGAYNAMLTTHVGGNRPSTPMALLYFEEFDRVNQERKAQELPTLKVGITFSMSTNNSDNQLTTNDGLLRAMKHYNKMFGTSFGLDDVSGYTQDLTTRLNRTAQDGQYLDIVIVVDQLLTGFDAPQLNTLYVDRTLKDAMLIQAYSRTNRIADNQGKPWGRIVNYRWPAKNEEFMNRALSIYANKHSADVQETLVDTRALVDTGVLAKPFKEQFEEVKQVVDRLADMTDNFTEVPASEAKQEEMFNLMRTYSVGMSKLKQYDPDVVNGEDIGFDYDNPDELVTLLGMTPEQEEMLTTSLYNDLKERIAENHDVPVAQIELRMIHVKQISVNYDYLTELIEALMNAVHEKRMDAAADYREKINDFAMALDDRQYAKQINNAADAIYKGTYPPEGKTIQYPVKLTSLEVIEDVNTMIMKDDIFDFRLKWGIIDVISNDEILDLFSRHTAGKQDLDSTGRISKLKKDARAEYQAKAQDTDIVSLNKIKYGNELVAALYKFADSYVNER